From Carya illinoinensis cultivar Pawnee chromosome 5, C.illinoinensisPawnee_v1, whole genome shotgun sequence, one genomic window encodes:
- the LOC122311854 gene encoding uncharacterized protein LOC122311854 isoform X4 — MNVPISILFVCALRILFNEVDFHWKVRSVHLPTYLSHLEKKQLSANDSRLYTTPAPPKWKRKIDSPIVEAAMNGFIDQILKDFVVDMWYSEITPDREFPDHIRAIIMDALGEISGRVKELNLVDLLTRDIVDLIGDHLDLFRRNQAAIGVEVMATLSSEERDERLKHHLMASKELHPALISPESEYKVLQQLVGGVLAVVLRPREVHSPLIRSIARELVTCLVMQPVMSFATPGYVNELIEYLLLAAKDDSVIWEGSYQSTNAAAHTHGHPLTAGGLRDDDSTLREYSSSNQGSDMTLTKIDNQMESFLKYDTEKPMNYQSTDWARMLEAATQRRTEVLLPENLENMWTKGRNYKKKEQRDIKAGFQDPLVNGSGINGAIFSKDPGKEMLVNRHEMPLGTNELAIKKVRHGQHFDNLLRDERKTGEDFSQEPNRELYFEGGNLVDKLEHTSILATDANKHRLKRSNSTSALIAQPDTESKVTGESEGLIISEFYSPNFGRHSGRNASDMVLHSKAQQVPKLKCRVMGAYFEKHRSKSFAVYTIGVTDAENKTWFVKRRYRNFERLHRHLKDIPNYMLHLPPKRIFSSNTDDTFVHQRCVQLDKYLQDLLSIANVAEQHEVWDFLSVSSKNYAFGKASSVMRTLAVNVDDAVDDVVRQFKGVSDGLRPKVVVPSPPNEASSSTFVQNLSGNANVINRHVSFYNTVGTSNSSHDNYEGHKDENDGQEEVNHANANGSHSDNELNSKSFPPQTIEQAKEPINFSSGKRHDLAAKHGTHRGGFPAASLPLISDHLEDPVGMPHEWTPTNLSVPLLNLVDNIFQLKRRGWLRRQVFWISKQVLQLIMQDAIDDWLLRQIHWLRRDDIIARGILWIQGVLWPDGTFFRRVENAQSNDNDSEANKKPLQTKNQFGGNKVSALVSFEQQFEATRRASDVKKMLFDGAPTALVSLIGHTQYRRCARDIYYFTQSSICVKFLAHSILELLLISVFPELRNLVREAHEKMSIPQHI, encoded by the exons atgaatgtaccCATATCAATTCTGTTTGTTTGTGCACTAcgcattctttttaatgaggTAGATTTCCATTGGAAAGTTCGATCAGTTCATCTACCAACATACTTATCTCATTTGGAGAAGAAACAGTTGTCGGCGAATGATTCACGCCTTTATACTACGCCTGCCCCACcaaaatggaaaaggaaaatcGATTCTCCTATTGTTGAGGCTGCAATGAATGGCTTTATTGATCAGATATTAAAGGATTTTGTAGTGGATATGTGGTATTCAGAAATTACTCCAGACAGGGAGTTCCCAGACCATATACGGGCCATAATCATGGATGCTCTCGGTGAAATCTCAGGAAGGGTTAAAGAGTTAAACCTTGTCGACTTGCTGACaag GGATATAGTTGATTTAATAGGGGATCACTTGGACCTCTTCAGAAGAAACCAAGCTGCTATAGGTGTTGAAGTTATGGCAACACTGTCTTCTgaggagagagatgagagattgAAACACCATCTAATGGCTTCTAAGGAGCTTCATCCTGCATTGATATCTCCTGAGAGTGAGTACAAG GTTCTTCAACAGCTAGTAGGTGGAGTGCTAGCTGTGGTACTAAGACCACGAGAAGTTCATTCTCCTTTGATTCGATCTATCGCTCGGGAACTTGTAACTTGCTTGGTTATGCAACCCGTTATGAGTTTTGCAACCCCTGG CTACGTCAATGAATTGATTGAATACCTTTTACTTGCTGCTAAAGATGACAGCGTTATTTGGGAAGGTAGTTATCAGTCAACCAATGCAGCAGCTCATACTCATGGTCATCCTCTCACAGCAGGAGGTTTACGTGATGATGATTCTACCTTGAGGGAATATTCATCCTCTAATCAAGGGTCCGATATGACTTTGACTAAAATTGACAATCAAATGGAATCATTTTTGAAATATGACACAGAAAAGCCTATGAATTACCAGTCTACTGATTGGGCACGAATGCTGGAGGCTGCGACCCAGAGAAGAACTGAAGTTCTTTTACCTGAAAATCTTGAGAACATGTGGACAAAaggaagaaattataaaaagaaagagcAGAGGGACATTAAAGCAGGTTTTCAAGATCCTCTAGTAAACGGTTCTGGAATAAATGGTGCCATATTTAGTAAAGATCCGGGAAAGGAAATGTTAGTCAACAGACATGAAATGCCTTTAGGAACAAATGAGCTAGCAATAAAGAAGGTAAGGCATGGACAGCATTTTGATAATCTATTAAGAGACGAGAGAAAAACTGGGGAAGACTTCTCTCAAGAGCCCAACAGGGAATTGTATTTTGAGGGAGGGAATCTTGTTGATAAATTGGAGCATACTAGTATTCTTGCAACTGATGCTAATAAACATCGGCTTAAGAGGTCAAATAGCACTTCTGCTTTGATAGCCCAACCTGATACAGAATCAAAAGTTACTGGAGAATCTGAAGGGCTCATTATTTCAGAGTTCTACAGCCCCAATTTTGGCAGGCATAGTGGTAGGAATGCTTCAGATATGGTGCTCCACAGCAAGGCACAACAAGTTCCCAAGCTCAAGTGCCGG GTTATGGGAGCATATTTTGAGAAACATAGGTCAAAATCTTTTGCAGTTTATACAATTGGGGTGACAGATGCAGAAAATAAGACTTGGTTTGTCAAAAGAAG GTACAGGAATTTCGAGCGATTGCATCGACATCTTAAAGACATCCCAAATTATATGTTACATTTGCCTCCTAAAAGGATATTCTCATCAAACACAGATGACACTTTTGTTCATCAGCGATGCGTTCAGCTTGATAAATATCTGCAA GATCTCTTGTCAATTGCTAATGTTGCTGAACAGCATGAAGTGTGGGATTTTTTGAGTGTTTCTTCAAAG AATTATGCTTTCGGAAAAGCTTCCTCAGTGATGAGAACCCTGGCAG TTAATGTGGATGATGCGGTGGATGATGTTGTACGCCAGTTCAAAGGGGTTTCAGATGGCTTAAGGCCTAAAGTTGTTGTTCCATCACCCCCTAATGAAGCCTCTTCTTCAACATTTGTCCAGAACTTGTCTGGGAATGCAAATGTGATAAATAGACACGTATCATTTTATAATACAGTGGGAACCTCGAATAGCTCTCATGATAATTATGAAGGACACAAGGATGAAAATGATGGTCAAGAGGAAGTTAATCATGCAAACGCCAATGGGTCACATTCTGACAATGAACTGAACTCAAAGAGTTTTCCACCTCAGACAATTGAACAAGCCAAAGAGCCAATAAACTTCAGTTCTGGGAAGAGACATGATTTAGCTGCAAAACATGGAACACACCGGGGTGGATTTCCAGCAGCAAGTCTCCCGTTAATCTCGGATCATTTGGAGGACCCAGTTGGAATGCCACATGAG TGGACTCCGACAAATTTAAGTGTTCCTCTGTTGAATCTAGTTGACAATATATTTCAGCTCAAGAGAAGAGGTTGGCTGAG AAGACAGGTCTTTTGGATATCAAAACAAGTTTTGCAGTTAATAATGCAAGATGCAATTGATGACTGGCTCTTGAGGCAGATTCATTGGCTGCGGAGAGATGACATTATTGCTCGAGGGATTCTGTGGATTCAAGGG gTTCTCTGGCCTGATGGCACATTCTTCCGAAGAGTAGAGAACGCTCAGAGTAATGACAATGATTCTGAAGCTAATAAAAAGCCTTTACAAACTAAAAATCAATTTGGTGGCAATAAAGTCTCCGCCTTGGTGTCTTTTGAACAACAGTTTGAGGCCACTCGCAGAGCAAGTGATGTCAAGAAAATGTTATTTG atggAGCTCCAACAGCTTTAGTAAGTTTGATTGGTCATACGCAGTACAGGCGTTGTGCGAGGGACATTTATTATTTCACTCAG TCTTCTATCTGTGTGAAGTTCCTTGCACATTCGATACTAGAACTATTACTCATATCAGTTTTCCCCGAGCTGCGGAATCTTGTTCGCGAAGCACATGAGAAGATGAGTATTCCACAACATATATAG
- the LOC122311854 gene encoding uncharacterized protein LOC122311854 isoform X7, translating into MNGFIDQILKDFVVDMWYSEITPDREFPDHIRAIIMDALGEISGRVKELNLVDLLTRDIVDLIGDHLDLFRRNQAAIGVEVMATLSSEERDERLKHHLMASKELHPALISPESEYKVLQQLVGGVLAVVLRPREVHSPLIRSIARELVTCLVMQPVMSFATPGYVNELIEYLLLAAKDDSVIWEGSYQSTNAAAHTHGHPLTAGGLRDDDSTLREYSSSNQGSDMTLTKIDNQMESFLKYDTEKPMNYQSTDWARMLEAATQRRTEVLLPENLENMWTKGRNYKKKEQRDIKAGFQDPLVNGSGINGAIFSKDPGKEMLVNRHEMPLGTNELAIKKVRHGQHFDNLLRDERKTGEDFSQEPNRELYFEGGNLVDKLEHTSILATDANKHRLKRSNSTSALIAQPDTESKVTGESEGLIISEFYSPNFGRHSGRNASDMVLHSKAQQVPKLKCRVMGAYFEKHRSKSFAVYTIGVTDAENKTWFVKRRYRNFERLHRHLKDIPNYMLHLPPKRIFSSNTDDTFVHQRCVQLDKYLQDLLSIANVAEQHEVWDFLSVSSKNYAFGKASSVMRTLAVNVDDAVDDVVRQFKGVSDGLRPKVVVPSPPNEASSSTFVQNLSGNANVINRHVSFYNTVGTSNSSHDNYEGHKDENDGQEEVNHANANGSHSDNELNSKSFPPQTIEQAKEPINFSSGKRHDLAAKHGTHRGGFPAASLPLISDHLEDPVGMPHEWTPTNLSVPLLNLVDNIFQLKRRGWLRRQVFWISKQVLQLIMQDAIDDWLLRQIHWLRRDDIIARGILWIQGVLWPDGTFFRRVENAQSNDNDSEANKKPLQTKNQFGGNKVSALVSFEQQFEATRRASDVKKMLFDGAPTALVSLIGHTQYRRCARDIYYFTQSSICVKFLAHSILELLLISVFPELRNLVREAHEKMSIPQHI; encoded by the exons ATGAATGGCTTTATTGATCAGATATTAAAGGATTTTGTAGTGGATATGTGGTATTCAGAAATTACTCCAGACAGGGAGTTCCCAGACCATATACGGGCCATAATCATGGATGCTCTCGGTGAAATCTCAGGAAGGGTTAAAGAGTTAAACCTTGTCGACTTGCTGACaag GGATATAGTTGATTTAATAGGGGATCACTTGGACCTCTTCAGAAGAAACCAAGCTGCTATAGGTGTTGAAGTTATGGCAACACTGTCTTCTgaggagagagatgagagattgAAACACCATCTAATGGCTTCTAAGGAGCTTCATCCTGCATTGATATCTCCTGAGAGTGAGTACAAG GTTCTTCAACAGCTAGTAGGTGGAGTGCTAGCTGTGGTACTAAGACCACGAGAAGTTCATTCTCCTTTGATTCGATCTATCGCTCGGGAACTTGTAACTTGCTTGGTTATGCAACCCGTTATGAGTTTTGCAACCCCTGG CTACGTCAATGAATTGATTGAATACCTTTTACTTGCTGCTAAAGATGACAGCGTTATTTGGGAAGGTAGTTATCAGTCAACCAATGCAGCAGCTCATACTCATGGTCATCCTCTCACAGCAGGAGGTTTACGTGATGATGATTCTACCTTGAGGGAATATTCATCCTCTAATCAAGGGTCCGATATGACTTTGACTAAAATTGACAATCAAATGGAATCATTTTTGAAATATGACACAGAAAAGCCTATGAATTACCAGTCTACTGATTGGGCACGAATGCTGGAGGCTGCGACCCAGAGAAGAACTGAAGTTCTTTTACCTGAAAATCTTGAGAACATGTGGACAAAaggaagaaattataaaaagaaagagcAGAGGGACATTAAAGCAGGTTTTCAAGATCCTCTAGTAAACGGTTCTGGAATAAATGGTGCCATATTTAGTAAAGATCCGGGAAAGGAAATGTTAGTCAACAGACATGAAATGCCTTTAGGAACAAATGAGCTAGCAATAAAGAAGGTAAGGCATGGACAGCATTTTGATAATCTATTAAGAGACGAGAGAAAAACTGGGGAAGACTTCTCTCAAGAGCCCAACAGGGAATTGTATTTTGAGGGAGGGAATCTTGTTGATAAATTGGAGCATACTAGTATTCTTGCAACTGATGCTAATAAACATCGGCTTAAGAGGTCAAATAGCACTTCTGCTTTGATAGCCCAACCTGATACAGAATCAAAAGTTACTGGAGAATCTGAAGGGCTCATTATTTCAGAGTTCTACAGCCCCAATTTTGGCAGGCATAGTGGTAGGAATGCTTCAGATATGGTGCTCCACAGCAAGGCACAACAAGTTCCCAAGCTCAAGTGCCGG GTTATGGGAGCATATTTTGAGAAACATAGGTCAAAATCTTTTGCAGTTTATACAATTGGGGTGACAGATGCAGAAAATAAGACTTGGTTTGTCAAAAGAAG GTACAGGAATTTCGAGCGATTGCATCGACATCTTAAAGACATCCCAAATTATATGTTACATTTGCCTCCTAAAAGGATATTCTCATCAAACACAGATGACACTTTTGTTCATCAGCGATGCGTTCAGCTTGATAAATATCTGCAA GATCTCTTGTCAATTGCTAATGTTGCTGAACAGCATGAAGTGTGGGATTTTTTGAGTGTTTCTTCAAAG AATTATGCTTTCGGAAAAGCTTCCTCAGTGATGAGAACCCTGGCAG TTAATGTGGATGATGCGGTGGATGATGTTGTACGCCAGTTCAAAGGGGTTTCAGATGGCTTAAGGCCTAAAGTTGTTGTTCCATCACCCCCTAATGAAGCCTCTTCTTCAACATTTGTCCAGAACTTGTCTGGGAATGCAAATGTGATAAATAGACACGTATCATTTTATAATACAGTGGGAACCTCGAATAGCTCTCATGATAATTATGAAGGACACAAGGATGAAAATGATGGTCAAGAGGAAGTTAATCATGCAAACGCCAATGGGTCACATTCTGACAATGAACTGAACTCAAAGAGTTTTCCACCTCAGACAATTGAACAAGCCAAAGAGCCAATAAACTTCAGTTCTGGGAAGAGACATGATTTAGCTGCAAAACATGGAACACACCGGGGTGGATTTCCAGCAGCAAGTCTCCCGTTAATCTCGGATCATTTGGAGGACCCAGTTGGAATGCCACATGAG TGGACTCCGACAAATTTAAGTGTTCCTCTGTTGAATCTAGTTGACAATATATTTCAGCTCAAGAGAAGAGGTTGGCTGAG AAGACAGGTCTTTTGGATATCAAAACAAGTTTTGCAGTTAATAATGCAAGATGCAATTGATGACTGGCTCTTGAGGCAGATTCATTGGCTGCGGAGAGATGACATTATTGCTCGAGGGATTCTGTGGATTCAAGGG gTTCTCTGGCCTGATGGCACATTCTTCCGAAGAGTAGAGAACGCTCAGAGTAATGACAATGATTCTGAAGCTAATAAAAAGCCTTTACAAACTAAAAATCAATTTGGTGGCAATAAAGTCTCCGCCTTGGTGTCTTTTGAACAACAGTTTGAGGCCACTCGCAGAGCAAGTGATGTCAAGAAAATGTTATTTG atggAGCTCCAACAGCTTTAGTAAGTTTGATTGGTCATACGCAGTACAGGCGTTGTGCGAGGGACATTTATTATTTCACTCAG TCTTCTATCTGTGTGAAGTTCCTTGCACATTCGATACTAGAACTATTACTCATATCAGTTTTCCCCGAGCTGCGGAATCTTGTTCGCGAAGCACATGAGAAGATGAGTATTCCACAACATATATAG
- the LOC122311854 gene encoding uncharacterized protein LOC122311854 isoform X3 — protein sequence MKPMETIQDLIEQAKFRTVWWALCIFAVSYLLTLCVVGYQLSFSTQIQLSANDSRLYTTPAPPKWKRKIDSPIVEAAMNGFIDQILKDFVVDMWYSEITPDREFPDHIRAIIMDALGEISGRVKELNLVDLLTRDIVDLIGDHLDLFRRNQAAIGVEVMATLSSEERDERLKHHLMASKELHPALISPESEYKVLQQLVGGVLAVVLRPREVHSPLIRSIARELVTCLVMQPVMSFATPGYVNELIEYLLLAAKDDSVIWEGSYQSTNAAAHTHGHPLTAGGLRDDDSTLREYSSSNQGSDMTLTKIDNQMESFLKYDTEKPMNYQSTDWARMLEAATQRRTEVLLPENLENMWTKGRNYKKKEQRDIKAGFQDPLVNGSGINGAIFSKDPGKEMLVNRHEMPLGTNELAIKKVRHGQHFDNLLRDERKTGEDFSQEPNRELYFEGGNLVDKLEHTSILATDANKHRLKRSNSTSALIAQPDTESKVTGESEGLIISEFYSPNFGRHSGRNASDMVLHSKAQQVPKLKCRVMGAYFEKHRSKSFAVYTIGVTDAENKTWFVKRRYRNFERLHRHLKDIPNYMLHLPPKRIFSSNTDDTFVHQRCVQLDKYLQDLLSIANVAEQHEVWDFLSVSSKNYAFGKASSVMRTLAVNVDDAVDDVVRQFKGVSDGLRPKVVVPSPPNEASSSTFVQNLSGNANVINRHVSFYNTVGTSNSSHDNYEGHKDENDGQEEVNHANANGSHSDNELNSKSFPPQTIEQAKEPINFSSGKRHDLAAKHGTHRGGFPAASLPLISDHLEDPVGMPHEWTPTNLSVPLLNLVDNIFQLKRRGWLRRQVFWISKQVLQLIMQDAIDDWLLRQIHWLRRDDIIARGILWIQGVLWPDGTFFRRVENAQSNDNDSEANKKPLQTKNQFGGNKVSALVSFEQQFEATRRASDVKKMLFDGAPTALVSLIGHTQYRRCARDIYYFTQSSICVKFLAHSILELLLISVFPELRNLVREAHEKMSIPQHI from the exons ATGAAGCCGATGGAGACCATTCAGGATCTAATTGAGCAGGCTAAGTTTCGAACGGTTTGGTGGGCCCTGTGTATCTTCGCCGTTTCCTACTTGTTAACGC TGTGTGTTGTCGGTTATCAACTGTCTTTTTCCACGCAGATACAA TTGTCGGCGAATGATTCACGCCTTTATACTACGCCTGCCCCACcaaaatggaaaaggaaaatcGATTCTCCTATTGTTGAGGCTGCAATGAATGGCTTTATTGATCAGATATTAAAGGATTTTGTAGTGGATATGTGGTATTCAGAAATTACTCCAGACAGGGAGTTCCCAGACCATATACGGGCCATAATCATGGATGCTCTCGGTGAAATCTCAGGAAGGGTTAAAGAGTTAAACCTTGTCGACTTGCTGACaag GGATATAGTTGATTTAATAGGGGATCACTTGGACCTCTTCAGAAGAAACCAAGCTGCTATAGGTGTTGAAGTTATGGCAACACTGTCTTCTgaggagagagatgagagattgAAACACCATCTAATGGCTTCTAAGGAGCTTCATCCTGCATTGATATCTCCTGAGAGTGAGTACAAG GTTCTTCAACAGCTAGTAGGTGGAGTGCTAGCTGTGGTACTAAGACCACGAGAAGTTCATTCTCCTTTGATTCGATCTATCGCTCGGGAACTTGTAACTTGCTTGGTTATGCAACCCGTTATGAGTTTTGCAACCCCTGG CTACGTCAATGAATTGATTGAATACCTTTTACTTGCTGCTAAAGATGACAGCGTTATTTGGGAAGGTAGTTATCAGTCAACCAATGCAGCAGCTCATACTCATGGTCATCCTCTCACAGCAGGAGGTTTACGTGATGATGATTCTACCTTGAGGGAATATTCATCCTCTAATCAAGGGTCCGATATGACTTTGACTAAAATTGACAATCAAATGGAATCATTTTTGAAATATGACACAGAAAAGCCTATGAATTACCAGTCTACTGATTGGGCACGAATGCTGGAGGCTGCGACCCAGAGAAGAACTGAAGTTCTTTTACCTGAAAATCTTGAGAACATGTGGACAAAaggaagaaattataaaaagaaagagcAGAGGGACATTAAAGCAGGTTTTCAAGATCCTCTAGTAAACGGTTCTGGAATAAATGGTGCCATATTTAGTAAAGATCCGGGAAAGGAAATGTTAGTCAACAGACATGAAATGCCTTTAGGAACAAATGAGCTAGCAATAAAGAAGGTAAGGCATGGACAGCATTTTGATAATCTATTAAGAGACGAGAGAAAAACTGGGGAAGACTTCTCTCAAGAGCCCAACAGGGAATTGTATTTTGAGGGAGGGAATCTTGTTGATAAATTGGAGCATACTAGTATTCTTGCAACTGATGCTAATAAACATCGGCTTAAGAGGTCAAATAGCACTTCTGCTTTGATAGCCCAACCTGATACAGAATCAAAAGTTACTGGAGAATCTGAAGGGCTCATTATTTCAGAGTTCTACAGCCCCAATTTTGGCAGGCATAGTGGTAGGAATGCTTCAGATATGGTGCTCCACAGCAAGGCACAACAAGTTCCCAAGCTCAAGTGCCGG GTTATGGGAGCATATTTTGAGAAACATAGGTCAAAATCTTTTGCAGTTTATACAATTGGGGTGACAGATGCAGAAAATAAGACTTGGTTTGTCAAAAGAAG GTACAGGAATTTCGAGCGATTGCATCGACATCTTAAAGACATCCCAAATTATATGTTACATTTGCCTCCTAAAAGGATATTCTCATCAAACACAGATGACACTTTTGTTCATCAGCGATGCGTTCAGCTTGATAAATATCTGCAA GATCTCTTGTCAATTGCTAATGTTGCTGAACAGCATGAAGTGTGGGATTTTTTGAGTGTTTCTTCAAAG AATTATGCTTTCGGAAAAGCTTCCTCAGTGATGAGAACCCTGGCAG TTAATGTGGATGATGCGGTGGATGATGTTGTACGCCAGTTCAAAGGGGTTTCAGATGGCTTAAGGCCTAAAGTTGTTGTTCCATCACCCCCTAATGAAGCCTCTTCTTCAACATTTGTCCAGAACTTGTCTGGGAATGCAAATGTGATAAATAGACACGTATCATTTTATAATACAGTGGGAACCTCGAATAGCTCTCATGATAATTATGAAGGACACAAGGATGAAAATGATGGTCAAGAGGAAGTTAATCATGCAAACGCCAATGGGTCACATTCTGACAATGAACTGAACTCAAAGAGTTTTCCACCTCAGACAATTGAACAAGCCAAAGAGCCAATAAACTTCAGTTCTGGGAAGAGACATGATTTAGCTGCAAAACATGGAACACACCGGGGTGGATTTCCAGCAGCAAGTCTCCCGTTAATCTCGGATCATTTGGAGGACCCAGTTGGAATGCCACATGAG TGGACTCCGACAAATTTAAGTGTTCCTCTGTTGAATCTAGTTGACAATATATTTCAGCTCAAGAGAAGAGGTTGGCTGAG AAGACAGGTCTTTTGGATATCAAAACAAGTTTTGCAGTTAATAATGCAAGATGCAATTGATGACTGGCTCTTGAGGCAGATTCATTGGCTGCGGAGAGATGACATTATTGCTCGAGGGATTCTGTGGATTCAAGGG gTTCTCTGGCCTGATGGCACATTCTTCCGAAGAGTAGAGAACGCTCAGAGTAATGACAATGATTCTGAAGCTAATAAAAAGCCTTTACAAACTAAAAATCAATTTGGTGGCAATAAAGTCTCCGCCTTGGTGTCTTTTGAACAACAGTTTGAGGCCACTCGCAGAGCAAGTGATGTCAAGAAAATGTTATTTG atggAGCTCCAACAGCTTTAGTAAGTTTGATTGGTCATACGCAGTACAGGCGTTGTGCGAGGGACATTTATTATTTCACTCAG TCTTCTATCTGTGTGAAGTTCCTTGCACATTCGATACTAGAACTATTACTCATATCAGTTTTCCCCGAGCTGCGGAATCTTGTTCGCGAAGCACATGAGAAGATGAGTATTCCACAACATATATAG